The Streptomyces halobius genomic interval ATATGCAGCTTGGTGTTGTACTCGACGGTGCGCACCAGCAGCTCCGGGCCGTCCTCCGAGTAGGCCGCGTTGAGCTTGGTGTGCCGGCCGGTGCCCGGGTACTTCTTGCCGGAGTCGGAGCCGACGAAGGACGGAATCTCGACGTCCGAGTCGCGGGGCAGCGAGATCAGCGTCGGGCCGTTGCTGCCGTCGTGCAGGATCATCATCGAGTCGGTGCGCTTGCCCTCGGCGGAGCCGGTGTGCAGCTTCTTCTTCTCCTCGGCGGACATGCCCTCGCGGCTGTCGGAGCCGACGATCAGGTAGTTCGTGCCGTCGCCCGTCTCCGGACGGTCGATGACCTTGCTCAGGTCCACCTCGCGGCGCATCTTGCCGTCCGCCCAGAAGTAGGTGGCCACCGAGGTGATGAGGAGGAGTGCGACCAGCGTCAGCACGGTCAGCTTGATGCGGCGGCCCCAGCGGGGGCGCGGCCGGGCGCCATAGCCGTCGCCGGGATTGCGGTAGCCGTCCCCGCCACCGCCGCGGCCTCCGCCGCCGTAGACCTGGCCGGTGTTGTAGCCGCTGTCGTAGTCGTCGTAGCCCTGGGACTGCGGCGGCACGGTGCCCCGGCGCGGGGACATCCGCGGGGGCAGCGGCGGTTCGCTGCGCGGGTAGCCGGGGCCGGCGTCGCGCCGCACCGTCGGCATGGCGCGCGCGGCCTCCGGGTCGGCGCCGCTGCCGCGTCCGTACCGGTTGCCACTCTGCTCGCTGGGCCACTCGTTCATACGGGGAAGTGTGCATGCCACGGGCCTGCTCCAATAGGTCGGGTGCCGGATCGGGCCAGGGCTGTTGCAGAGCTGATGCAAAGCGACGGCGCTGTTCCGCCGCATATCGCGAAGGGCTGTGACCATCCCGACGCGGACGATGAGCCGTGACCATTCCGACGCGGACGATGAAGCATCCATTCCGGATGGTTTCCGGCGTGGCCGGTGCGACCGATGTCACGGGGCGGCGGCCCATGGGCGCGTCGGCGGCGAGAGGTACGTGACGGGCGGCTCATGGGCGCGCGAGCGGCGAGAGGTACGTCACGGGCGGCGGCCCATGGGAGCGTGGGCGGCGAGAGCTACGTCACGGGCGGTGTGGAGCGGGGCCGTCACAGCCCCCGCTTAGGCTGGCCGCATGACCGAACTCGTCACCAACAGCCCGGACGGCGAGCCGGCCGGCAAGCCGACCTCCGTCTCGCGCACCACGCTGTCGCACATCATGACCGCCGCCGACACCAACCTCCTCGGCACGGTGCACGGTGGCGTGATCATGAAACTGGTCGATGATGCGGCGGGCGCGGTCGCCGGACGGCACTCCGGCGGGCCCGCGGTGACCGCGTCCATGGACGAGATGGCGTTCCTGGAGCCGGTGCGGGTCGGCGACCTGGTGCATGTGAAGGCCCAGGTGAACTGGACCGGCCGGTCCTCGATGGAGGTCGGCGTCCGGGTCCTGGCCGAGCGCTGGAACGAATCCAGCCCGCCGCAGCAGGTCGGCTCGGCCTATCTCGTCTTCGCCGCCGTCGACGAGCAGGGCAAACCGCGCCGGGTACCGCCGGTGCTCCCCGAGACCGAGCGGGACAAACGCCGCTACCAGGAGGCGCAGATCCGCCGTACGCATCGCCTCGCCCGGCGGCGCGCGATCATGGAGCTGCGCGAACGACGGGCCGCGGAAGGGCTCGACGACACATGAGCGAGCGCAGCATGGGGGTCTCCCCGGCCGGAGGCTGGGGGAGGATCATGGAAAGGTGCGCGGCTCGCGGGTGCGAGGCCGAGCGGAGCGAGGCTTCGGCATGAGCGTCACCACCAGCTGAGCCAGCGCGGCGAGCGCCGCGCCGAGGGCGGTGCCGGCCGCCGCGCACAGCACATCGTCGATATCGGCGATCCGCCCGGCCCGCATCACCAGCTGTGCCGCCTCGATCACCACACACAGGCCCACACCCAGCAGGAACGCCGCGGCGGCCGGCCAGCGCGGCGCCGCGAATCGCAGCAACAGCGGCACCGGCAGGAACAGCGCGGCATTGGCGATCTGCTGCCGTACCAGCATCGCCAGCTCCGCGGGCTGCAGCTGGGCGCCCGGGTCGAACAGCCCCTCACCGGGCCGCCACCACACCGTCGCGTCCCCGGAGCCGATCGGCTGGCTGGGGGCGAGCGTCGCCACCAGGAGGAGCAGCAGCCAGCCGCCCAGCAGCGCCACGGCCGTGGCGCGCGGCGCGCTGCTGCCCGGGGCGCGGGCGGCCCACAGGGCGAGCGCCAGCGCCAGGGCCAGCGAGAGGGCGAGGAAGAGCGTCACCGTGGTGGGGGTGATGCCCAGTACGACCTGCCACACGATGCGCTCCTTGAGGGATCCGAGCCTGTCTTCCGTGCCCTGAACTGCTCATCCGCAGTTCCTTTTCGTGACGAGATTGCTCATCCGCAGCTCCATTTCGTGACGAACACCGTCTTGCCGTGCTTCATGACGCCCCGGATGCATTCGTCGGGGAGCATCTGGACACGGCCGCTCAGGCCCACGGCGCCGCGCAGCGTGCGCCGGCTGCCGAACCAGCCGGGAAATGCGGTGATCTTGGCGTTCTTGCGCTGATAGCCCAGCCGTACGGTGATCTCGTCGCGGACGCCGTCCCGCCGGTACGTCGCGGTGTACGTCCCGTCCGCTCCCACCGGGCCGCGCAGACACAGCCGACCGTGCACCAGAGTGCCGCAGCCGGTCGGGTCGGCGGGGGCCGGCGGCGCCGCGGCCGCGGTCGCCGCTACCAGGAGGAGTGCCGCGATGGCGACCCCGGACCGCCGCACACAGCGGCGCGCGTCCGGGCGGCGGTCCACGGGCGGCCGGAACCTGGATCGGGGAGACCGGAACTTGGAACGGGGCGAGGGGACGGTCATGCGCACACCGCCTCGTCACCCGTGATCGCCGAGAACCCGTCCCCCTGCTGTGGCGGTTCCTGCGCCCGCACCGGCCGCACCGCTGTGAAGTCCCGGCCGACCGTCACCCGCATCACCGGGCCCTGCCCCGCCACCGGGCGCAGCTCCGCGCCGGGCAGCGCGGTCGCCAGCGAACGGGCCGAGCGGTTCCAGCGCGGGTCGTGGGCGATGACGGTGCGTGGGGTGTCCATGGGGGAGGGGGAGGCCGAGGCCGGCGGGACGGTGGCGGTATCGGCGGCGGCATGGCCCGGCACACCGGCGGCATGTCCGGGCACTCCGGTGATGGTGAAGCCGGTGGCGCGCAGCTGCTCCGCGACCGTGGTGTCCAGGCCGGGCTTCGGCGTGCCGTTGTCGACCTGCACCTGGATCCGGGCCGGCGGCACCTCCACGAGCGTGGCCGGCTTCTTCTTCTTGGCCGGGTGTACGGCCAGCGCCTCGTCCCGGCGGATGGCGTCGAAGAGCTGCCGCGACCGCACCGGGTCCCAGCGCACGGTCGAGCCGACGCCCGGCACCGTGACGGCTCCCTTGAGCAGCGGTACGGAGGTGAATTCCGAGGAGGACGGGGTGAAGTCGCGCATCGCCTGTCCGAGGTCGGCCATGTCATTGGCGTCGAAGCCGCCGTCGGCCCGTACGGACTCCAGGATCGTGTCGGTGACGTCCTTGAAACGGATGGGGTTCATCAGCACTCCGGAGGAGGTGATCTTGTCGATGAGGGCGGCCAGGAAGCGCTGCTGACGCTGCATCCGGCCGAGGTCGGCGGAGCCGTCGAGATGGCGTGCGCGCACGTACTGCAGCGCCTGGCCGCCGTTGAGCACGGTCTTGCCGGCGGGCAGGTCCAGGCCCGAATAGCTGTCCTTCAGCGGCCGTACGGTACAGATCTCCACTCCGCCGACCGCGTCCACGCTCCGCATGAAGCTGGTGAAGTCGACCTCCAGATAGTGGTCGATATGCACCCCCGTCATGTGCTCCACGGTCCGCACGGTGAGGCTGGGGCCGCCCTCCGCGTACGCCGCGTTCAGCTTGACGGGGTGTTTGGGACGTGGTGTGCCGGTGGCGTCGTCGGTATGGGCGGGGACCTCGGCGTACGAGTCGCGCGGCAGGCTGACGACGCTGGCGCGGTCCCGGTCGGCGGAGAGGTGCACCAGCATCAGGGTGTCGGCGCAGTGACAGGGATCGCCGCCCAGGTGGTAGCGGTCCTTCTCCTCCTTGGAGAGCTTGTCGCGGCGGTCCGTGCCGACGATCAGGAAGTTCAGGCCGCTGCCGCCCCCGGGCCGGTCGTTCATGCCCTTGAAGGCGTCCACCCGGCCGATGCCGCTCTCGACGCCGGTGAACATGGCGTGGCCGACGCCGCTCGCGGCCAGTACGAGCACGGACGCGGCCGCGTACGTCCGCAGCCGCCAGCGCTTCCGCGGCGGTTGCCGGCGCCCGGCCGGGCTGCCCGGCACCGGGCGGTGGCGTGGGGAGCGGAACGGCGCGGTCACGGGGGGACACCTCCGCGGCGGACGGATGTGAGCGGTGGCCGGGCCCGGTCATGGAGGCCCCCGCGTGAGCCGGGAGGGGGAGCGGCCGGGACGGGGGGAGGGGCGGACGAATACGGTCAGCCCACCGTAGTCCCATAAGATCGGCTGCAAAGCGTCACACGCCGGGCGCCGGCCGCCCGGCCACCCGGCTGCCGTCCGTCCCCGTCCCCCGTTCGCGGTAACGTGAACCGCGATACCGCAGTCTCCCGGCGAGCGCTGCCGTCGATGGCGGCCGCCGCGGGCCGTACCCCCGAGGAACCATGCCCCAGCAGCAGCCCCCGGCCGTCTCCGTGATCATGCCGGTGCTCAATGAGGAACGTCATCTGCGCAACGCGGTCCGGCACATCCTGGAGCAGGAGTACGCCGGTGAGATGGAGGTGGTGATCGCCCTCGGCCCGTCCACGGACCGTACGGACGAGATCGCCGCCGAACTCGTCGCCGAGACCGCGTCGAACCCCCGGGCCCGGGTGCGGACCGTGCCCAACCCGACCGGACGCACCCCCGCCGCGCTGAACGCCGCGATCAAGGCGTCGCGCCACCCGATCGTGGTACGCGTCGACGGCCACGGCATGCTCTCGCCGGACTACATCGCCACCGCGGTACGCCTCCTGGAGGAGACCGGTGCGCAGAACGTCGGCGGCATCATGCACGCCGAGGGCGAGAACGCCTGGGAGGACGCGGTCGCCGCCGCGATGACGTCGAAGATCGGCGTGGGCAACGCGGCCTTCCACACCGGCGGCGCGGCGGGCCCCGCCGAGACCGTCTACCTGGGTGTCTTCCGGCGGGAGGCGCTGGAGCAGCAGGGCGGCTACAACGAGGAGTTCATCCGCGCCCAGGACTGGGAGCTGAACTTCCGCATCCGTGAGGCCGGTGGCCGGATCTGGTTCTCACCGGAGCTGAAGGTCCGGTACCGGCCCCGCCCGAGCATCAGGGCGCTGGCCAAGCAGTACAAGGACTACGGCAAGTGGCGGCACGTCGTCGCCCGTTACCACGCCGGCTCGATCAACCTCCGGTATCTGGCGCCGCCGACCGCGGTGTGCGCGATCGCGGCGGGCGTGGTCGTCGGCGCGGCCCTGACGCCGTGGGGGTTCGTCGTCCCGGCCGGCTATCTCGCGGCCATCACGGCGGGTTCGGTGCCGGCCGGCAAGGGGCTGTCCCTGAAGGCGCGCGCCCAGATCCCGGTGGCGCTGGCCACCATGCACATGTCGTGGGGTGTGGGCTTCCTGACCAGCCCGCGCTCCCTCGCCAGGAAGGTCATCGCCAGCCGCCGGCCGGCGGTGGTCGCCTCGTCGTCGGGTGCGGAGTAGGGGGTGCCTTCGGCCCCCCACCCCCCTGGAACGTGTACTGCGAATTCACCTTCATACACGCCTTGTCGTCCTCGCCGTTGAGCGCGTCCGCGCTGTCCGGGGCCTTGTCCGCCGGCTTGTCGTCACCCGCCTTCTTCGGGTACTCCGTCCCGGAGCGCCAGTCGTTGCCCACCACCAGCCGGAGCTCGGTGGCCGTACTGGACTCCCGTACCGCGCTCTTGGGCAGACCGAGGGCCTTGGCGAGCGCGAGCGCGTCGCCCCGCCGCTCCTTGCCCTTGTAGGTGAGCGTGGTGTCCGCCTGCCTGGTGAGACCGGTGTCGGTGCCGGCCGCCGTGTAGCCGAGGCCGGCCAGTCGCTGCTGGATGACGCCCGCACGGCCCGAGACCGGTCCCGAGAGGCTGCTGTTGGTGCCGTTCTGCACGACAACCTTCAGCTCGCTCTTGGGAGTTGACGGCTTGGGATCGGGCGACGGCTTCTTCTCGGCGTCCTTGCCGTCCAGCGCGATGTCGTTGCGCAGCAGCGCGAAGGTCTGCTCCGCCTCGCCGGGCTTGGGGATGACGTACTGCTCGCCGGCGCTGTACTGCCACGGCATGGTGGCCATCGTGATGCGCTTGGTCGGCACCCGCTGGAGGTCACCGCCCAGGTCGTAGAGTTTCTTGACGGTGTCGAGCTCTTCGTCGACGGTCAGCGCCTTGGTCGCGGCCTCCGCCAGATCGCGCAGCTCTCCGGGGTTGGTGAGCTTGGCGTCCTTCTTCAGCTGGCGGACCATCGAATTCATGTACATGTGCTGGGCCTTGGCCCGGCCGATGTCGGTGTTGTCCTCGAACCCGTAGCGGGTGCGCAGCCATTGGAGGGCCTGGACGCCCTTGACGGCGTGGGTGCCCTTCGTCAGCCGCAGTCCGCTGCCATGGCCCTTGCTGTCGTGCGAGTAGATATTGCGGTCGACGCACACCGGGACGCCGCCGATGGCGTCCGCCATGTCCACCACACCGGCGAAGTCGACCATCATGAAGTGGTCGATGTAAATGCCGGTCAGTTCCTGCCAGGTGGCCAGCGTGCAGCCCGGACCGCCGTGCTGGAGCGACTGGTTGATGGCACCGGTGGTCTGCGGATAGACCGTTCCGTCCTTGGGGTCGGTGCACTGGGGTATCCGTACACGGGTGTCCCGCGGGATGGACATCACCGACATGTTGCTGCGGTCGGCGGAGACATGCAGCAGCATCTGGACGTCGGCCAGCGGCTTGCGGTCGGCGTCCTGCCGGGCGCCGCCGAGCTCGATGTTCTCCTTCTTGTCCCGGCCGTCGGAACCCAGCAGCAGGATGTTGAGCGGGGTCTGCCCGAACGCGTTGGGGTCCGGCTTCTTCAGGCCGCCGCCGCCCAGGTTTCTCGGAGCCTTGCGCAGGTTGGAGTTGAGGTGCTCGTAGTAGAGATAACCGGCGGCCGCCCCGCAGACCAGCAGCAGGCAGAGACCCAGGGCCGTCCAGCGCAGCACTTTGCGGCCCTTGCCACGGCGCTCCCGCCGCGCTCTGCGGCGGCCGCCCCCGCCGGACGGGCCGTCACCCGCGTCGGCCGGTACGGCACCCTCCTCGGGCGGCTCCCAGCCCGGCGCGTCCGGTGGCAGGCCGCCGTCTTCGTAGGGACTGTCGTCCCAGCCCAGCGCCTGGGCACCCCCCGGGCCCCGACTCCCGTCACCACGCACACTGCTCTGCCGCATTCGGCCCTCTCCCCGTTGTCAGTTCTGTGGTGCGCTCGGCGCCCCTGGGAGGCGGCCGGTTCTCACTCTGTTCACTTGTGACGCAGATGTTCTTGTCTTCGTTCACTTGGCGCAGATGTTCTTGTCACCCGCGTTGACGTTCTGCACATCGTCAGGTGTTTCGGTAGGCGCCTCGATCGGCGTGCCCGGTGTCGTGAAGTCCTTGCCGAGAATGAGCTTCATCGGTACGCGGTCGCCGGCGTCCTGCGACGACTTCTTCAGCGCGCTCTTCGGCAGCCCCATCCACTCGGCGAGCGTGGCGGCCTGGTCGGCCTGGTTCGGGGCGTATTCGAGACGGGTGGTGGCCGCCTTCGACGGGGCGTTGCCGGCGTTGGTGGAGAGCTTGGCCGCCTTGACGTTCTGCAGCCAGTCCACGGTCTCCTGTGCCGCGCCGATCTGCCCGCTGCCGTTGCTGACATCGACCCGGACGAGCTCCGGCGGGGCCTTCTTGACCGGCGCGCCCTTCTTCTTGCCCTTGGACTTCTTGCCCTTGACCAGGGGGTGGTCCGCCTGCACCATCCGGAACAGCGGCTCCGCGCTGGCTTTGTTCAGTATGACGGTGGCCGGGTCCCTGGGGTTGTCCAGCACCGGCACCGTCGCGAAGGTGATCTTGTCGATGTCGACCTTCTTGAGGTCGTTGCCGAAGGCCAGCAGCTTCTTCGCGCTGCCGATACCGGTGTCGACGGTGAGTGCCTTGGTCGCCGCCTGGCTGACGCTGAGAAGCTTGCTGGGGCTGGAGAACGCGTCGGACTTCAGCTTGCGGATCAGCGAGCCGAGGAACTGTTGCTGCATCTTGATCCGGTCCAGGTCGCTGCCGAATCCGACGGCGTGCCGGGTACGGACGAACGCCAGCGCCTGCTCGCCCTTGACGATGTGCCGGCCGGCCGACAACTTCAGATGTGACTTGGGGTCGTTGATGGGTTTGGCCGTGCACACCTCGACGCCGTCGACCGCCTCGGACAGCTCCTTGACCGCGTTGAAATCGGCCATCATGAAGTGATTGATCTTCAGGCCGGTCAGCTTTTCGACGGTGCGCCAGGTGCAGCCCGGATCGCGGCCCTCCTGGCCGAGGCTGGTGTTGAAGCGCGCTCCCTGCTGGCCCGGGATGGTCTTCTCCGAGCCGTCCGCCTGCTTCGTCGGACAGTCCGGGATGTCGGTGATCAAGTCGCGCGGGATGCTCAACGCCGTCGCGTTGGACCGGTCTTCGGAGACATGCATCAGGATCGTGGTGTCCGCGTGCCCGACGCTGCCGGCATCGCCGTAGCCCTGGTTGCCCTTACCGGAGCGGGCGTCCGTGCCGATGATGAGGAGATTGACCGGGCCGTCGGTGACCGCGGGGTGCTCCTCGCCGACGTCGACCTTGCTGATATTGCCGTTCAGCTCCTGGTACAGGTAGAACACGCCGCCGCCGGCGGCGACGAGGACGAACCCCAGCGTCCCGGCCGTCCAGTACAGCGCCTTCTTCTTCCCGGACTTCTTCGGCTTGCGCTTACGGCGGCTCACCGGGCCCGCCGCTGATCCCATCGCCGCGCGCTCGGCGGCCCGTCGCGACGCCCGGCCGCCGGTGGGACGCTCGCCCGCCCCCTCTGCGACGGCCTCGCGACGGCGGCCGCGCTGGGTCGGCAGCGGGCGGGTGTCGGTGTCCCCGCCCGAGGAGGCCGAGGCCGTGCTCGTCGTGCGGCCGGTCGGCTGCGCCTGGGCACGTCTGGAGCGGGACCCGGTGCGGGGGGAGGGCCGAGCCACCGCCTGACCGGCAGGGTCAAGTCGCAGCTCGTAGTTCCCGGTGTCCGGATCGAACACCCACTGATCGGCGGGATCGACATTGTCGCCCGCACGCCCACGGCCTTGCGCGTCCACGGTGCCTTGAGTCCTCCGTCGGCGCCATCCCCTCAAGGCGCTCGGTCGGTCGATTGTGCGCTACACGGTTAACACGGTCACAGGTAACGGTCCGCCGAGTCCGGCAGACCGGAGCGCTCACACTATCCGCCCAGTTCAGCGTCGAGCGACGTCCGTGACAAATTCCACGTCCCTACAACTGGGCAATCCGCCCATTCCAATCGAGTCGTTGAGCGTACCTTTGCGTCGTCTTTATTCGCAGATCCCGCGTTCTGCGGTGGTTCCCGGAAAGGTCGGATCGGGACTTCCGGAGGGCGGGCGTGTTCCGGTGGCTTCGCCGTCCGGGGACGTGACTTCCCGGTCCTCCGCCGACCCCACCTTCACCGGAAGGTCCCTGCGCAGCTGCTCGAAGAGCTGCCCCGCGGCCGGCTGCACCAGCTCATCACGGCCGGGGTCGTAGCGGTAGGCCGTACGCGGCACGGTCAGGAACTGGATCCGTCCGGTGGGAATGCCACGCATGCTGCGGACCAATTCGTACAGCCCGGTGAGCGAAGCCAGATCCTCGTCCGTGGTGAGCGAACTCGTCGCGGCATCCAACAGCGGATACATCCGCGTCGGATTGAGGAGCACACCATTACTCTTCACTTTCTTCACGAGAGCGCCAAGGAACTCCTGTTGCCGTTCCATACGCTGGGTGTCGCTTCCGTTGCCCAAGCTCTTTCTGGCCCGGACATAGCCCAGTGCCGCCTCCCCGCGCAGTGTCTGGCGTCCCGCGGGCAGTACGAGATGTGCTTCCGGGTCGTTGATGGGCCGCGGCAGGCAGACCTCGACGCCGTCGATCGCGTCCACCATCTTCTTGAAACCGACGAAGTCGATGATCATGTGGTGGGTGATCCGGATACCGCTCATCTTCTCGACGGTACGGATCGTGCACGCGGCGCCCGCGAACTGGAAAGTCCAGTTGAACTGCACCGTTTGAGCGTCGACCTCCTTGCCGTCGGAGCGCCTGCAGTGCGGCGCCCGCACCATCAGGTCACGCGGGATGCTCACCGCGGTGGCGCTCTTCCGGTCCGCCGCGAGGTGCAGCAGGATCGTGGTGTCCGAGCGCTGGGTGCCGTTGTCCGTGCCGTACTCCCCGTTGCCGTCACCGCGCGTGTCGGAGCCGATCAGCAGGATGTTCTCGGCGTTCGGCGGGCCCGGGTCGGGCCGCTCCGCCTCGTACTTCTCCAGCTCGTTCTGGGTGTCGCGGTCGCTGCGGATATTGCCGTTGAGCTTGGTGAAGAGCGCCCAGCCGGTACCGGCCGCGAGCAGTACCAGCGCGGCGAAGCCGAGCGCGGTCCAGCGCATCCAGCCACGGCGGGAGCGCAGGGCAGGCGGCGGGGGGCCGTCGGACCCCCGCCGCCCCCCGGGGCGCTCGGGCCAGCCGCCGAATCTGGTCACGTGTGCGTCCCTCCCTCACGGAGTCGGCGGCGCGCCCGTATGCGGGGCCCGGTACTACAGGAGACGGGCGGACCCCGCGCAAGGTTGTACGCACTTGGGTGGTGGCACGTGCTCCAGGTTTGCCCTGTGCAGGGCTTTCCCCGCACAGGGTTTTCCCCGTGCTCACGGTTTTCCCGCACTCAAGGTTTTCCCGTATTCAAGGGTTTCCCGTACGCACGAGCATGGACCGAAAACGGCGGACCGGCCGGCCTTCGAGGGGCTCCGGTCCGCCGGACGGGGGAGCGACGGCCCCGGGTGGGCACCTCGTGTACCTCCCCACGCCCGAACGACGGCGCGGGGAACCCCCGCCGCTATGACCGGGAAGGCCCCGGAGCCTTGAACGTGATCTTCTCGCTGGTCTCGCGGGCTGCCGCCCCGTCAGCGTCCAGCAGCTCCGCATGGCGGCACAGCACCACCGAGCCGCCCGCCGCCAGCGGTGCGTACAGCCCGTACGACAGTCCCTGCCAGCTGTCGTACGGCAGCGCCGACAACACCCGCGGCGCCTGCGGCATCCCGGCCGCGGCGGCGTCGGCCAGGGCACGCGCCCCGATCCCGGCGCCGGTCAGCTCCGCCCCGTCGACGACCAGCGCCGGCGCGCCCGGGGCCACCGGAGCGAACGGGGCGAACCGGTCGCCCTGCGACGGCACCTCGACGGCGTAGTCCGCGAAGCCCGCCACGGGCTGCGGGAAGCGGCCGCCCAGTGGGCGCAGTGCCAGCGCCACCCGTTCACCTGAACAGGCGCGCGCCGCGTCGAGCGTGTCCGGGCCGCTGACGACGAGGTCCGCCGCGGCCGGATCGCCGCCGACGTCCGCGACCACGCCGACCGAGGAGCAGGCCAGCAGCCAGACGGCGGTCTGCCAGTGGGCGGGCAGCAGAAGCGCGAGCCGGTCGCCGGGCTCGGCGGCCAGATCACCCTGGAGAAGGTTGGCCGTCTTCGCCACCCAGTTGGCGAAGGTGGCGACGGACAGTTCCACGCGCTCACCGGTGGCGTCGTCGTAGAAGGTCACCAGGGGGCGGGCCGGGTCCGCGGCGAGGGCGGAATGCAGGAGGTCGGCAGGGGTGGGGTTGGCGTTCATCGCGCCTAGCGTACGCGGCGCTTGGTCCGGGCCGGCTGAGTGCTCCGCTGGGCTTTGCCTGGGCCGACGCTTTGGCTGTCCCGCCGTTGCGCCTGCGGCGGGCGTGGGTTTTTCGGGTGCGGTGACGGGCCTCCGGACTCCGTCCTGCGGCCCTCCCCCATAGCCTGAAGGGCAGGGGAGGTGCCCCCATCCTCCCGACGGTGGGTGGTAGGGGCCGGTGGGACACATGTCGTCTGTCGGGTGCCTGTGATCGCGACCACGGGGGGCACATGACCGACGACGTGTACCCCCACCGGTCTTCTTCCCACTCCCTCGGGAGGTGCTGGA includes:
- a CDS encoding VanZ family protein, with the protein product MWQVVLGITPTTVTLFLALSLALALALALWAARAPGSSAPRATAVALLGGWLLLLLVATLAPSQPIGSGDATVWWRPGEGLFDPGAQLQPAELAMLVRQQIANAALFLPVPLLLRFAAPRWPAAAAFLLGVGLCVVIEAAQLVMRAGRIADIDDVLCAAAGTALGAALAALAQLVVTLMPKPRSARPRTREPRTFP
- a CDS encoding LCP family protein; translated protein: MDAQGRGRAGDNVDPADQWVFDPDTGNYELRLDPAGQAVARPSPRTGSRSRRAQAQPTGRTTSTASASSGGDTDTRPLPTQRGRRREAVAEGAGERPTGGRASRRAAERAAMGSAAGPVSRRKRKPKKSGKKKALYWTAGTLGFVLVAAGGGVFYLYQELNGNISKVDVGEEHPAVTDGPVNLLIIGTDARSGKGNQGYGDAGSVGHADTTILMHVSEDRSNATALSIPRDLITDIPDCPTKQADGSEKTIPGQQGARFNTSLGQEGRDPGCTWRTVEKLTGLKINHFMMADFNAVKELSEAVDGVEVCTAKPINDPKSHLKLSAGRHIVKGEQALAFVRTRHAVGFGSDLDRIKMQQQFLGSLIRKLKSDAFSSPSKLLSVSQAATKALTVDTGIGSAKKLLAFGNDLKKVDIDKITFATVPVLDNPRDPATVILNKASAEPLFRMVQADHPLVKGKKSKGKKKGAPVKKAPPELVRVDVSNGSGQIGAAQETVDWLQNVKAAKLSTNAGNAPSKAATTRLEYAPNQADQAATLAEWMGLPKSALKKSSQDAGDRVPMKLILGKDFTTPGTPIEAPTETPDDVQNVNAGDKNICAK
- a CDS encoding LCP family protein, encoding MTRFGGWPERPGGRRGSDGPPPPALRSRRGWMRWTALGFAALVLLAAGTGWALFTKLNGNIRSDRDTQNELEKYEAERPDPGPPNAENILLIGSDTRGDGNGEYGTDNGTQRSDTTILLHLAADRKSATAVSIPRDLMVRAPHCRRSDGKEVDAQTVQFNWTFQFAGAACTIRTVEKMSGIRITHHMIIDFVGFKKMVDAIDGVEVCLPRPINDPEAHLVLPAGRQTLRGEAALGYVRARKSLGNGSDTQRMERQQEFLGALVKKVKSNGVLLNPTRMYPLLDAATSSLTTDEDLASLTGLYELVRSMRGIPTGRIQFLTVPRTAYRYDPGRDELVQPAAGQLFEQLRRDLPVKVGSAEDREVTSPDGEATGTRPPSGSPDPTFPGTTAERGICE
- a CDS encoding glycosyltransferase family 2 protein — protein: MPQQQPPAVSVIMPVLNEERHLRNAVRHILEQEYAGEMEVVIALGPSTDRTDEIAAELVAETASNPRARVRTVPNPTGRTPAALNAAIKASRHPIVVRVDGHGMLSPDYIATAVRLLEETGAQNVGGIMHAEGENAWEDAVAAAMTSKIGVGNAAFHTGGAAGPAETVYLGVFRREALEQQGGYNEEFIRAQDWELNFRIREAGGRIWFSPELKVRYRPRPSIRALAKQYKDYGKWRHVVARYHAGSINLRYLAPPTAVCAIAAGVVVGAALTPWGFVVPAGYLAAITAGSVPAGKGLSLKARAQIPVALATMHMSWGVGFLTSPRSLARKVIASRRPAVVASSSGAE
- a CDS encoding LCP family protein; amino-acid sequence: MTAPFRSPRHRPVPGSPAGRRQPPRKRWRLRTYAAASVLVLAASGVGHAMFTGVESGIGRVDAFKGMNDRPGGGSGLNFLIVGTDRRDKLSKEEKDRYHLGGDPCHCADTLMLVHLSADRDRASVVSLPRDSYAEVPAHTDDATGTPRPKHPVKLNAAYAEGGPSLTVRTVEHMTGVHIDHYLEVDFTSFMRSVDAVGGVEICTVRPLKDSYSGLDLPAGKTVLNGGQALQYVRARHLDGSADLGRMQRQQRFLAALIDKITSSGVLMNPIRFKDVTDTILESVRADGGFDANDMADLGQAMRDFTPSSSEFTSVPLLKGAVTVPGVGSTVRWDPVRSRQLFDAIRRDEALAVHPAKKKKPATLVEVPPARIQVQVDNGTPKPGLDTTVAEQLRATGFTITGVPGHAAGVPGHAAADTATVPPASASPSPMDTPRTVIAHDPRWNRSARSLATALPGAELRPVAGQGPVMRVTVGRDFTAVRPVRAQEPPQQGDGFSAITGDEAVCA
- a CDS encoding LCP family protein → MNEWPSEQSGNRYGRGSGADPEAARAMPTVRRDAGPGYPRSEPPLPPRMSPRRGTVPPQSQGYDDYDSGYNTGQVYGGGGRGGGGDGYRNPGDGYGARPRPRWGRRIKLTVLTLVALLLITSVATYFWADGKMRREVDLSKVIDRPETGDGTNYLIVGSDSREGMSAEEKKKLHTGSAEGKRTDSMMILHDGSNGPTLISLPRDSDVEIPSFVGSDSGKKYPGTGRHTKLNAAYSEDGPELLVRTVEYNTKLHIDHYVEIGFAGFANIVDAIGGVEMNIPKAFKDKDSGADFQAGKQTLDGQQALAFVRTRHAFASQDLERTKNQQKFLAALASQAATPGTILNPFKLYPTMGAGLETLIVDKDMSLWDLGQMFFAMKGVTGGEGKSMNMPVSGSNGGNLVWDKNKLQQLVSQLKNDEKVTVSGD
- a CDS encoding LCP family protein — encoded protein: MRQSSVRGDGSRGPGGAQALGWDDSPYEDGGLPPDAPGWEPPEEGAVPADAGDGPSGGGGRRRARRERRGKGRKVLRWTALGLCLLLVCGAAAGYLYYEHLNSNLRKAPRNLGGGGLKKPDPNAFGQTPLNILLLGSDGRDKKENIELGGARQDADRKPLADVQMLLHVSADRSNMSVMSIPRDTRVRIPQCTDPKDGTVYPQTTGAINQSLQHGGPGCTLATWQELTGIYIDHFMMVDFAGVVDMADAIGGVPVCVDRNIYSHDSKGHGSGLRLTKGTHAVKGVQALQWLRTRYGFEDNTDIGRAKAQHMYMNSMVRQLKKDAKLTNPGELRDLAEAATKALTVDEELDTVKKLYDLGGDLQRVPTKRITMATMPWQYSAGEQYVIPKPGEAEQTFALLRNDIALDGKDAEKKPSPDPKPSTPKSELKVVVQNGTNSSLSGPVSGRAGVIQQRLAGLGYTAAGTDTGLTRQADTTLTYKGKERRGDALALAKALGLPKSAVRESSTATELRLVVGNDWRSGTEYPKKAGDDKPADKAPDSADALNGEDDKACMKVNSQYTFQGGGGPKAPPTPHPTTRRPPPAGGWR
- a CDS encoding acyl-CoA thioesterase; the protein is MTELVTNSPDGEPAGKPTSVSRTTLSHIMTAADTNLLGTVHGGVIMKLVDDAAGAVAGRHSGGPAVTASMDEMAFLEPVRVGDLVHVKAQVNWTGRSSMEVGVRVLAERWNESSPPQQVGSAYLVFAAVDEQGKPRRVPPVLPETERDKRRYQEAQIRRTHRLARRRAIMELRERRAAEGLDDT